From the genome of Thermoanaerobaculia bacterium:
CGGGGAGCCCGGCGGCGGCATGTGTGAGTCGATGATCCAGTCGCCGTAGGCCTGGTAGACCTGCTCGAGGCCCTCGTAACCGGAGATCCGGCCGTCGCGGTTGGGGCGCAGGGCAATCATGCCGGCGGAGTAGCGGCGCGAGGTCTGCTGGCCCGGGCGGCCGTGGACGACGGCCATCGCCCACTCGCGGTAGATGTCGAAGTCGTTCGCCGCGGCGTAGAGATCCCAGACGCCGACTCCCGGCGGGCGGCAGCCGATCTCGGAGAACTTGAGCCCCTTGGGGCCGAAGAACCACTCCATGTGGGTGGGTGAGGTGGTGATGCCCAGCGCCTCGATGACCTTCTGCCCCATCCGGCGCAGGTCGTTGTAGCCCGGCGCGTCGACGCGATTCGTAGTGACGATCTGGGGCGAGATCCAGCGGGTACGCATCGCCTCGAGGACGTTCGGGTAGTAGTGCGAGATGAACTCGTGCACGACGCGGCCGCCGATCGAGATCGTGTCGTAGAAGCCCTCGTGGCCCTCGATGAACTCCTCGGCGGCGACCGAGGCACCGCGGTCGATTCCCTGGTCGACGATGGCGCTCTCGAGCTCGCGATCGTTGTCGACGCGCTGGGTGCCGGCGGCGCCGGCGCCGGCGCGCGGCTTGAGGATGATCGGGTAGCCGACCTCGGCGGCGAACATCCGCAGCTCCTGCGGGCTCGCGACGCCGCGCGACTGGGCGCACGAGACGTCGGCCTGTCGCAGCGCCTCCTTCATCGCCGGCTTGTCGCGGCAGAGGAAGGCGGTCTGCACGGTCGTTCCCGGGATGCCGGCCGCTTCGCGGACCTTGGCTGCCGGCAGGATGTGGGCTTCGACGGTCGCTTCCATGCGATCCACCCAGGCCTTCGCCTGCACGCGCCGCACCGCTTCGAGCATCGAGGGCTCGTGCACGACCGAGCGCACCTGCTCGTAGCCGACCATCCAGCCGCGCAACTCCTCGTCGATCGCCTCCCAGGGGCGCTCGCCGATTCCGGTGACCCGCGCGCCCACGGCGGCGAGTCCGCGCACGAACTCGCGCTGATTGAAAGGGAACTTCGGTTCCACGAAGATGACGTGCATGTTCTCTCCTTCGCGCGCTGGGCGAATGGACTCTCGAGCCGTCGGAACCATAGGATTCTAGCCCATGCCGACCGTCACCCTCCTAGGACCGCAGCGATTCACGCCCACTCTGGGAGAGGCGGTGTCGCGGGCCGGAGTCTCCGGCCGGCTGGCGTCCGTGACCGCCGGCTGGCAGGAGCGCGAAGCCGAGGATCTGGAGCTCCACGAGCACCTGGGCGAGCGCACCCTGAATCTCATGCTCTATGCCCGGAGCGAGGACGCCTTCGAGCGCGATCCGGAGCTCGCTTCCGGCTATCGCGAGCGCCAGGAGCGACTGCGCGAGCTGCAGGTTCTGTATCGCACCCGGCTCGGGTACGCACAGACGGCGCTGCGCGAGCTCGAGCTGCGCTCCGGCGACCCGGAGCTCCTGGCGCCCGAGCGCGAGTCGGCGCTGCAGGCGATTCGCGATCTCGACGAGCATCACCTCGGGCGGGTGGACGAATTGCATGCCGCTTTCGTCCATCGCTACCGTCCCGCCGAGCGCCCGGCGATCGAGCTGCACAGCCGCGAGATGGTCCGCCAGATCCAGAAGGTCGAGGGCCTGGCGATCGCCGGCGGCCACGTCGCCATCCTCATGAACCGCATGCGGCTGTTCGACCTCGACAAGAAGCTCGCGGGCAAAGCGGTCTTCGCCTGGTCGGCCGGCGCGATGGCGATCGCCGAACGGGTCGTGCTCTTCCACCACTCCCCGCCACAGGGCTATGGCAACACCGAGGTGCTCGAGCGCGGTTTCGGATTGGCGCGCGGCCTGGTGCTCTTCCCCCACGCCCGCCGGCGCCTGGCGCTCGACGACCGCCGGCGTGTGGCGCTGCTCGCGCGCCGCTTCGCCCCGGCGGTCTGCCTCGCGATGGCCGACGGCGCCTGGATGGCCCTCGACGAGCGCGGGCGCGCCGACCTGCCGTTCGCGGCGCTGCCGGCTTCCGGTGGCGCCGGCA
Proteins encoded in this window:
- a CDS encoding ATP-grasp domain-containing protein; the protein is MHVIFVEPKFPFNQREFVRGLAAVGARVTGIGERPWEAIDEELRGWMVGYEQVRSVVHEPSMLEAVRRVQAKAWVDRMEATVEAHILPAAKVREAAGIPGTTVQTAFLCRDKPAMKEALRQADVSCAQSRGVASPQELRMFAAEVGYPIILKPRAGAGAAGTQRVDNDRELESAIVDQGIDRGASVAAEEFIEGHEGFYDTISIGGRVVHEFISHYYPNVLEAMRTRWISPQIVTTNRVDAPGYNDLRRMGQKVIEALGITTSPTHMEWFFGPKGLKFSEIGCRPPGVGVWDLYAAANDFDIYREWAMAVVHGRPGQQTSRRYSAGMIALRPNRDGRISGYEGLEQVYQAYGDWIIDSHMPPPGSPTGGVEGGYMANAWIRMKHTDYDQLRRMLDLVGRTIKVLAQ